TCACGCATGGAGACATGATGACCCGCACAGCGTTCCGGCGTGCCCTGCCTGTCCTCGGCATGGCCGCGCTCTTGTTGATGTCGCCGGAGGTGGGACCGGGCGCGTACGCCAGCCCCGCCCACCTCGCGGGCAACGCCCGGCTCTACACCCCGCCGCCCAACGCCGGGGCGGTCACCCACATCGCCGAGCTGGCCCGCGCCGGCCGGACCCGCGACGCCGCGCTGCTGGCCACGATGGTCGGAACCCCGCAGGCGGTGTGGTTCACCGGCGGCACTCCGGCACAGGTCAAGGCCGAGGTCCGGAACACCGTCCGGGCCGCCGCCAGACGCGACACCGTCCCGGTGCTGGTGGCGTACAACCTGCCGTTCCGCGACTGCTCCCAGTACAACGCCGGCGGGGCCCTGAACCGGGCCGACTACCTTGCCTGGATCGACGCGTTCGCCAGCGGCATCGGCCACCACCGCGCCATCGTCCTGCTGGAGCCGAACGGGCTGGGCCTCATCCCGTTCTACACCGACCTCTGGGGCGTGCAGGAGTGGTGCCGGCCGGCCGACGACGCCGGGAACCCGCAGCCAGGCGCCTCCCCGGCAGAGCGCTTCGCCGCGCTCAACGGCGCCGTCGACCGGATCGGCCGGCAGCCGGGCGCCCGCCTGTACCTGGACGCCACGCACAGCGACTGGCTGGGCACCGAGGAGGCGACCGACCGGCTGCTCAAGGCCGGCCTCAAGCGGGCGCGGGGGTTCTTCCTCAACGTCTCCAACTTCCAGCCGACGCCGCACGAGCTGAAGTTCGGCACCTGGATCTCCAACTGCCTGGCGTTCGCGGAGAACCCGGAGGACGGCGGCTGGCGGCTCGGGCAGCA
This genomic stretch from Phytohabitans rumicis harbors:
- a CDS encoding glycoside hydrolase family 6 protein; the encoded protein is MTRTAFRRALPVLGMAALLLMSPEVGPGAYASPAHLAGNARLYTPPPNAGAVTHIAELARAGRTRDAALLATMVGTPQAVWFTGGTPAQVKAEVRNTVRAAARRDTVPVLVAYNLPFRDCSQYNAGGALNRADYLAWIDAFASGIGHHRAIVLLEPNGLGLIPFYTDLWGVQEWCRPADDAGNPQPGASPAERFAALNGAVDRIGRQPGARLYLDATHSDWLGTEEATDRLLKAGLKRARGFFLNVSNFQPTPHELKFGTWISNCLAFAENPEDGGWRLGQHKLCASQYNPADHTDFSTWWKTDEWYAQNMGGAVPTTPFVLDTSRNALGPNWMRAYAGPPYHQPPDVVNLLAEGNWCNPPGRGLGLRPTTNTRVPLLDAYLWVKNPGESDGACAITGAHGRGTSPPTTRGRCRPSGSRRSIHCGG